A single Dermacentor albipictus isolate Rhodes 1998 colony chromosome 3, USDA_Dalb.pri_finalv2, whole genome shotgun sequence DNA region contains:
- the Dolk gene encoding dolichol kinase, with product MTDASQGMRMRLEHFVVATGVALTAVLLGRVAQSLTVVAVLVILLLLLRWQQSEQPDFNQRPHADSGLWLSLLLPFSLLTAGNSYEHGDVYTFAEVVCSQALVLSLAVVFKITNIFICALSTVWTTTLLVTATSVSFPWSAAAAVTTAGTFSYLVTSLPAYSPKSFTHGELLLVCQGITTFVVVSGCSLACNIIYRDRCDLKCSASAGFLQAGLFSLALFVAAVTKIQALQKPTGFYVGLFTSAILLVYPLCSVMVNGEPLSWLAYHCFSSYTRLCLMVSWIVMLVIAGLFVYWYTTNYSESSTVVRKVFHAAIVSVFLPGVILDPDLMYLACGAILGVFVLLEVFRTLSIPPVGPCIQNVFAMFVDEKDAGAFILTPAYLFIGCAASLLLFPGRFGDPEKMPVLLSGTVALGIGDTAASVVGSKLGKHQWPGTSKTVEGTLAAIVAQFGFYFPLLFVAVPTVWHLNTLLLIVVLCLDSYLEAFTTQVDNLALPVFVYPMMTALYALE from the coding sequence ATGACTGACGCAAGCCAAGGAATGCGAATGCGCTTGGAACACTTCGTCGTCGCTACCGGCGTGGCTCTCACTGCTGTTCTCCTCGGCAGAGTCGCACAGTCTTTGACTGTGGTGGCAGTTCTGGTAATTCTGCTCCTCCTACTGCGCTGGCAGCAGTCTGAACAACCGGACTTCAACCAGAGACCGCACGCCGATAGCGGACTGTGGCTGAGCCTCCTCCTGCCTTTTTCATTGCTCACCGCTGGCAATAGCTACGAACACGGCGATGTTTACACCTTCGCCGAAGTGGTCTGCAGTCAGGCACTTGTTCTGTCTCTCGCCGTCGTTTTTAAGATCACGAACATATTCATCTGTGCTCTTTCGACTGTATGGACTACGACTTTACTCGTTACGGCGACCAGCGTTTCTTTTCCGTGGAGTGCAGCGGCTGCAGTGACTACGGCAGGGACATTCAGTTATCTCGTGACGTCGTTACCGGCTTACTCGCCCAAGTCGTTCACTCACGGCGAGCTTTTGCTCGTTTGCCAAGGTATCACTACGTTCGTCGTTGTTTCCGGATGCAGCCTTGCGTGCAACATCATATACAGAGACCGCTGTGACCTCAAGTGTTCTGCCTCTGCCGGGTTCCTTCAAGCAGGGCTCTTCAGTCTTGCTTTGTTTGTGGCAGCAGTAACCAAAATACAAGCACTCCAGAAACCGACGGGGTTTTATGTGGGGCTTTTTACCTCGGCGATTTTGCTCGTCTATCCTCTGTGCAGTGTCATGGTCAACGGAGAACCCCTGAGCTGGCTTGCATACCACTGCTTCAGTAGCTACACAAGACTTTGCCTTATGGTCTCATGGATTGTCATGTTAGTAATAGCTGGACTGTTTGTGTACTGGTACACTACAAACTACAGTGAAAGTTCCACTGTGGTGCGCAAAGTTTTCCATGCAGCGATTGTGTCAGTGTTTTTACCAGGAGTAATATTAGATCCAGACCTTATGTACCTTGCATGTGGCGCCATTCTCGGGGTGTTTGTGCTCCTCGAGGTATTTAGGACGTTGTCGATTCCACCAGTAGGGCCGTGCATACAGAACGTTttcgccatgtttgttgacgaaAAAGATGCCGGAGCATTCATTCTAACACCCGCCTACCTGTTCATTGGGTGTGCTGCGTCCCTACTGCTCTTTCCAGGACGATTTGGAGACCCAGAGAAAATGCCAGTTTTACTTAGCGGTACAGTGGCTCTTGGCATAGGGGATACTGCAGCATCAGTTGTTGGGTCCAAGCTTGGAAAACACCAGTGGCCCGGCACGTCAAAGACCGTGGAGGGGACACTTGCCGCCATTGTCGCACAGTTTGGATTCTACTTCCCATTGCTGTTTGTGGCTGTGCCAACTGTGTGGCACCTCAACACACTACTGTTAATTGTGGTGCTCTGCCTAGACTCATACCTTGAAGCATTTACAACTCAAGTGGACAATTTAGCACTACCAGTTTTTGTGTACCCTATGATGACAGCCTTGTATGCTTTGGAATGA